From one Brachypodium distachyon strain Bd21 chromosome 4, Brachypodium_distachyon_v3.0, whole genome shotgun sequence genomic stretch:
- the LOC100821032 gene encoding scarecrow-like protein 33, whose amino-acid sequence MAVTQEDQLLGVVESAPLPRSVSLDLPQTTHGDSKQPQDDLSLAYISRMLMEDDIVDKFVCQYPDQPKLLQAEQHFARILSTAATTSYEAQESSAPDALASALLPSEVHDPAFFSSGTVELSSTLFPVECSTSMNKMSHMAFFKGIEEGKMFLPRDNLMVDSRGCMNKFDMGGVTEPAMGRSSKRIAVLVQTDPEEDDMLKKMLDRLILNGYDRYPSEMQDLIITLDKENIRRHRRRGARQMVVTDLEMLLIRCAEAVASNDRSSASELLERIKWHSSPRGNARQRLAHYFAQALEARVAGTGRQFYQPLIGMRTSTVEYIKAYHLYSATFCFGKVAFLFSNKTIYNAIAGRRKLHIVHYGINTGLQWPDLIQWLADREGGPPEVRMTSIDRPQPGFRPSEQIEEAGHRLTNYAIKFGVSIKFHAITAEPEAVRAEDLHIDPDEVLVVNSLFQFRNLMDESLAFDRVSPRDKVLNTIRKMKPSVFIHGISNGSYGSAVFRTRFRHALHNFTALFDVMETTIPRNNDKRLQLERDFFARSAMNMIACEGADRVERPQNYREWQMRNHRAGLRQLPLDPDVVLMLKEEVRNKYHKHFMINEHHQLLLQGWKGRALYAHSTWAADDAGGSDLT is encoded by the coding sequence ATGGCTGTCACCCAAGAGGATCAGTTGTTAGGTGTCGTTGAGTCTGCGCCACTCCCAAGGTCCGTCTCCCTAGATCTTCCCCAAACAACCCATGGTGACTCCAAGCAGCCACAGGATGATCTGTCCCTGGCATATATCTCGCGCATGCTCATGGAGGATGACATTGTCGACAAGTTTGTCTGCCAGTACCCTGATCAGCCGAAGCTCCTGCAGGCCGAGCAACACTTCGCCCGGATCCTCTCCACTGCAGCCACCACCTCATACGAGGCCCAAGAGTCCTCGGCACCAGATGCGCTTGCCTCTGCCTTGCTGCCCAGCGAGGTACATGATCCAGCCTTCTTCTCGAGTGGCACGGTGGAGCTCAGCAGTACCTTGTTTCCCGTCGAGTGCAGCACCAGCATGAACAAGATGTCGCACATGGCATTCTTCAAAGGCATAGAGGAGGGCAAAATGTTCTTGCCTAGAGACAATTTGATGGTGGATAGTAGGGGGTGTATGAACAAGTTTGACATGGGTGGTGTGACGGAGCCAGCCATGGGCAGGAGTAGCAAGCGAATAGCGGTGTTGGTGCAAACTGacccggaggaggacgacatGCTCAAGAAGATGTTGGACCGGCTCATCCTCAATGGCTACGACAGGTACCCCAGTGAGATGCAGGACTTAATAATCACTCTGGACAAGGAGAACATCCGCAGACATAGAAGGCGCGGGGCCAGACAGATGGTGGTGACTGACCTAGAAATGCTACTGATCCGCTGTGCGGAAGCAGTGGCCAGCAACGACCGGTCCAGCGCAAGCGAGCTTTTGGAGCGGATCAAGTGGCACTCCTCGCCAAGAGGGAACGCTAGGCAGCGGCTGGCGCATTACTTCGCCCAGGCGCTGGAGGCCCGGGTGGCTGGCACTGGGAGGCAGTTCTACCAGCCGCTCATTGGGATGCGTACCTCCACCGTGGAGTATATTAAGGCGTACCATCTATACAGTGCCACCTTCTGCTTCGGCAAGGTGGCATTTCTCTTTTCCAACAAGACCATCTACAACGCCATTgcagggaggaggaagctgcACATTGTACACTATGGCATCAACACCGGATTGCAGTGGCCTGACTTGATCCAGTGGCTGGCGGACAGGGAGGGTGGGCCACCAGAGGTGAGGATGACCAGCATCGACAGGCCCCAGCCTGGATTCCGGCCGTCGGAGCAAATCGAGGAGGCAGGGCACCGGCTCACCAATTATGCAATCAAGTTCGGCGTGTCAATCAAGTTCCACGCCATCACAGCTGAGCCGGAAGCTGTTCGGGCTGAGGACCTCCACATCGATCCTGATGAGGTGCTTGTCGTAAACAGCCTATTCCAGTTCAGGAACTTGATGGATGAGAGCCTTGCCTTCGACAGGGTAAGCCCAAGGGACAAGGTGCTTAACACTATCAGGAAGATGAAGCCATCTGTTTTCATCCATGGCATCAGCAATGGGTCATACGGCTCGGCAGTCTTCAGGACGCGGTTCCGCCATGCGTTGCACAACTTCACAGCATTGTTCGATGTGATGGAGACCACCATTCCACGGAACAACGACAAGAGACTGCAGCTGGAGCGAGACTTCTTTGCACGGTCTGCCATGAACATGATTGCTTGCGAAGGTGCAGACAGGGTGGAGCGCCCTCAAAACTACAGGGAGTGGCAGATGCGGAATCACCGGGCAGGGCTGAGGCAGTTGCCATTGGACCCTGATGTAGTTCTGATGCTCAaggaagaagtgaggaataAGTACCACAAGCATTTCATGATCAACGAGCATCACCAGTTGCTTCTGCAGGGATGGAAAGGTCGGGCGCTCTATGCCCACTCAACATGGGCAGCTGATGATGCTGGTGGTTCTGACTTGACATAG
- the LOC100821333 gene encoding scarecrow-like protein 14, which yields MVTQPQEDLALEHISRMLMEDDIVDKFTYQYPDHPKLLQAEQPFAQILSAAATSSFDAKELSAPDALASALLPSKVQDPAFFSSGTVELSSTVFPIESSTGMNILNNMSSMAFFKGMEEAKMFLPRNNVMVDSRGCENKFQIDGEREPAMGRGSKQIAAPVHTDSEEEDELKKRLDRLILKGYDRYPGEMQEVLITSDKENKAARKSIRMRGRHGAMQAVVTHLDTLLIRCAEAVASNDLRSASEVLEQIKRYSSPTGDARQRLAYYFSQGLESRLAGTGSQFYRSLIRTRASTVELVKAYHLYDATFCFLKVAFLFSNKTIYKAVAGRKKLHIVHYGINLGLQWPDLIQWLVDREDGPPVVRMTSINMPQPGFSPYEQIEEAGHRLSNYASKFGVSIKFQAIAGTPEAVRAEDLHIDPDEVLVVNSLFQFKTWMDESLKFDSVSPRDMVLATIRRMKPPVFVHAVINGSYSAAFLMTRFRQALYSFTALFNMMETMVPRDNKQRLQVERDFFARSAINMIACEGADRVERPQYYKEWQMRNHRAGLRQLPLDSDIVLMLKDKVKNQNHRHLMINEEHRWLLQGWKGRVLYALSTWVANDASSSEVT from the coding sequence ATGGTGACTCAGCCACAGGAAGACCTGGCCCTGGAACACATCTCGCGCATGCTCATGGAGGATGACATTGTCGACAAGTTCACCTACCAATACCCCGATCACCCGAAGCTCCTGCAGGCCGAGCAACCCTTCGCCCAGATCctctctgctgctgccaccAGCTCATTCGATGCCAAGGAGTTATCGGCACCAGATGCACTTGCCTCTGCCTTGCTGCCCAGCAAGGTACAGGATCCAGCCTTCTTCTCAAGTGGCACGGTGGAGCTCAGCAGTACCGTGTTTCCCATCGAGAGCAGCACCGGCATGAACATTTTAAACAACATGTCCAGCATGGCATTCTTCAAAGGCATGGAGGAGGCCAAAATGTTCTTGCCCAGAAACAATGTGATGGTGGATAGTAGGGGGTGTGAGAACAAGTTTCAAATTGATGGTGAGAGGGAGCCAGCCATGGGCAGGGGCAGCAAGCAAATAGCGGCGCCGGTGCATACTGActccgaggaggaggacgagctcAAGAAGAGATTGGACCGGCTTATCCTCAAAGGCTATGACAGGTACCCTGGTGAGATGCAGGAGGTACTAATCACTTCAGACAAGGAGAACAAGGCGGCACGGAAGAGCATTCGCATGCGTGGGAGGCACGGTGCGATGCAGGCGGTGGTGACTCATCTAGACACGCTGCTGATCCGCTGTGCGGAAGCAGTGGCCAGTAATGACCTGCGCAGCGCAAGCGAGGTGCTAGAGCAGATCAAGCGGTACTCATCTCCGACGGGGGACGCTAGGCAGCGGCTGGCATATTACTTCTCCCAGGGGCTGGAGTCAAGGCTGGCCGGCACGGGGAGTCAATTCTACCGTTCGCTCATTAGGACACGCGCCTCCACTGTGGAGCTTGTTAAGGCCTACCATCTGTACGATGCCACCTTCTGCTTCCTGAAGGTTGCATTTCTCTTTTCCAACAAGACCATCTACAAAGCCGTTGCAGGGAGGAAGAAACTGCACATTGTGCACTACGGCATCAACCTCGGGTTGCAGTGGCCAGACTTGATCCAGTGGTTGGTGGACAGGGAGGACGGGCCACCAGTGGTAAGGATGACCAGCATCAACATGCCTCAGCCTGGGTTTAGCCCATATGAACAAATCGAGGAGGCTGGGCACCGGCTCAGCAACTATGCAAGTAAGTTTGGCGTGTCAATCAAGTTCCAAGCGATCGCAGGCACGCCAGAGGCTGTTCGGGCTGAGGATCTCCATATCGATCCCGATGAGGTGCTTGTGGTGAATAGTCTATTCCAGTTCAAGACCTGGATGGACGAGAGCCTCAAATTTGATAGTGTAAGCCCAAGGGACATGGTGCTCGCCACTATCAGGAGGATGAAGCCACCTGTGTTCGTACACGCCGTCATCAATGGATCATACAGTGCAGCATTCTTAATGACACGGTTCCGCCAAGCATTGTACTCCTTCACAGCGTTGTTCAACATGATGGAGACCATGGTGCCACGAGACAACAAGCAGAGGCTGCAGGTGGAGCGGGACTTTTTTGCACGGTCTGCCATTAACATGATCGCTTGCGAAGGTGCAGACAGGGTGGAGCGCCCTCAGTACTACAAGGAGTGGCAGATGCGGAACCACCGGGCAGGGCTGAGGCAGTTGCCATTGGACTCTGATATTGTTCTGATGCTCAAGGACAAAGTGAAGAATCAGAACCACAGACATCTTATGATCAACGAGGAACACCGGTGGCTTCTGCAGGGGTGGAAAGGCCGCGTGCTGTATGCCCTCTCGACATGGGTAGCTAATGATGCAAGCAGTTCTGAAGTGACATAG
- the LOC100838515 gene encoding UPF0161 protein At3g09310 isoform X2, whose product MAAAVPVSLLPTAVGHPPARRTPFCAVSYKRRRTAVTRVSCAAGDQEEVDDLGVNVALSMLKFYKREISPLLPSSCRYVPTCSEYSMHAYKRYGVAKGTILTAWRLCRCNPLGGQGYDPPRWFGEEELPEE is encoded by the exons ATGGCCGCTGCTGTCCCCGTCTCCCTCTTGCCTACTGCGGTCGGGCATCCTCCCGCAAGAAGAACAC CTTTTTGCGCCGTGTCGTACAAAAGGAGAAGGACTGCGGTGACGCGGGTCAGCTGTGCTGCTGGCGACCAAG AGGAAGTCGACGATCTTGGAGTCAACGTTGCACTATCCATGCTAAAATTCTACAAAA GAGAGATATCACCGTTACTACCTTCAAGTTGCCGTTATGTACCAACATGCAGTGAGTACTCTATGCATGCATACAAAAGGTACGGTGTCGCGAAGGGTACGATCTTGACAGCATGGCGTCTGTGCCGTTGTAATCCTCTTG GTGGACAGGGATATGATCCTCCAAGGTGGTTTGGCGAGGAAGAGTTACCTGAGGAATAA
- the LOC100838515 gene encoding UPF0161 protein At3g09310 isoform X1 translates to MAAAVPVSLLPTAVGHPPARRTPFCAVSYKRRRTAVTRVSCAAGDQEEEVDDLGVNVALSMLKFYKREISPLLPSSCRYVPTCSEYSMHAYKRYGVAKGTILTAWRLCRCNPLGGQGYDPPRWFGEEELPEE, encoded by the exons ATGGCCGCTGCTGTCCCCGTCTCCCTCTTGCCTACTGCGGTCGGGCATCCTCCCGCAAGAAGAACAC CTTTTTGCGCCGTGTCGTACAAAAGGAGAAGGACTGCGGTGACGCGGGTCAGCTGTGCTGCTGGCGACCAAG AAGAGGAAGTCGACGATCTTGGAGTCAACGTTGCACTATCCATGCTAAAATTCTACAAAA GAGAGATATCACCGTTACTACCTTCAAGTTGCCGTTATGTACCAACATGCAGTGAGTACTCTATGCATGCATACAAAAGGTACGGTGTCGCGAAGGGTACGATCTTGACAGCATGGCGTCTGTGCCGTTGTAATCCTCTTG GTGGACAGGGATATGATCCTCCAAGGTGGTTTGGCGAGGAAGAGTTACCTGAGGAATAA
- the LOC100838828 gene encoding disease resistance protein RPM1: MAEAVILLAVKKIGIALGNEALSQASSLFKKFITQLTELQGSMGRISRELRLIHGFLCRMDVRNRNNESYEIWVQQLRMLVHGIEDIVDEYLYLVGHKHDTGWGTYLKKGFRRPSALLSLNSIASLVKEAEMNLVHLFQAKDRWVSLVGGENSSDSSYVVERSQHLASISRSLGEEDLVGVDTNREKLEHWLSGDDSERSMIVLLGMGGLGKTALAANVYKKEREKFECHAWVSISQTYSIKNVLKCLITEFYKEKKDTPGNMDGMDIKGLQDELKTFLEDRKYLIVLDDVWAPEAVNDLFGALVQNQKGSRVIVTTRIEGVAHLAFEDRRVTLEALSEEESWELFCKMVFSTDTNHKCPTEVEASACKIVGKCKGIPLAIVTVGRLLYVRDKTKEEFNRICDQLDWELVNNPSMEHVRNILYLSFIYLPTYLKSCFLYCSLFPEDYLFQRKKLVRLWVAEGFIEERGESTLEEVAEGYLAELVRRNMLQLVERNSFGRMKKFRMHDLLRELAVDLCHRHCFGVAYAEDKPGGSHPEDGRRLVVHKLNKDFHRSCSSIHCLRSIIILDNTMPSFTLLPLLSEKCRYMSVLELSGLPIEKIPDAIGDLFNLRYLGLRDSKVKLLPKSVEKLSNLLTLDLYSSDIQEFPGGIVKLKKLRHLFVAKVNDPQWRKIRSFSGVRISNGLGNLTSLQTLHALEVDDESVRQLGELGQLRSLGLCNVKEVYCGRLCESLMQMQFLHRLDVNASDEDEVLQFNILPPNLQTLCLTGRLAEGLLGESPDLFQAVAEQNLYLLHLYWSQLREDPLPSLSRLSNLTELYFCRAYNGEQLAFLTGWFPKLKTLRLIDLPNLQRLEMQQGAMVTLEELILTNLSSMTEVPAGIEFLMPLKYLVFHEITRDFLTSLRQCSRLPAMQWWYTLRD; this comes from the coding sequence ATGGCTGAAGCAGTGATTCTTTTAGCTGTGAAGAAGATTGGCATTGCTTTAGGGAATGAAGCATTAAGCCAAGCTAGTTCGCTGTTCAAAAAGTTTATTACACAGCTAACAGAGCTTCAGGGCAGCATGGGTCGCATCAGCAGGGAGCTCAGATTAATCCATGGATTTCTTTGCCGAATGGATGTACGGAACCGGAATAACGAGTCCTATGAAATCTGGGTTCAACAGTTGAGAATGCTTGTGCACGGGATCGAGGACATTGTggatgagtatttgtatcttGTTGGTCATAAACATGATACTGGATGGGGTACATATCTGAAGAAAGGATTCAGGCGACCAAGTGCGCTCCTTTCTTTGAACAGTATTGCTTCATTGGTTAAGGAAGCAGAAATGAATCTTGTTCACCTGTTTCAGGCAAAAGATCGGTGGGTTTCATTGGTAGGTGGTGAGAATTCCAGTGACTCAAGTTACGTTGTTGAGAGATCCCAGCATCTCGCAAGCATTTCGCGTTCCCTTGGTGAAGAAGATCTTGTGGGGGTGGATACAAATAGAGAAAAGCTTGAGCATTGGTTGTCAGGTGATGATTCGGAACGGTCGATGATAGTGCTGCTTGGGATGGGAGGACTTGGTAAAACTGCTTTGGCTGCAAATGTGtacaagaaagagagagaaaagtttGAATGCCATGCCTGGGTCTCCATCTCTCAAACTTattccataaaaaatgtgcTGAAATGTTTGATTACTGAATTttacaaagagaaaaaagatacTCCAGGTAACATGGATGGCATGGATATTAAAGGTCTTCAAGATGAACTGAAGACGTTTCTAGAGGACAGGAAGTATTTAATTGTACTGGATGATGTTTGGGCTCCTGAAGCAGTCAATGACCTGTTTGGAGCACTTGTTCAAAATCAGAAGGGGAGCAGAGTAATTGTGACAACACGCATTGAGGGTGTAGCGCACCTTGCATTCGAAGACAGGAGAGTAACACTTGAAGCTCTATCAGAGGAGGAATCATGGGAACTCTTTTGCAAGATGGTTTTTTCAACAGATACAAACCATAAATGCCCAACTGAAGTGGAAGCATCAGCATGCAAAATAGTTGGCAAATGTAAAGGCATACCTCTTGCAATCGTCACAGTTGGCAGGCTCCTCTACGTGCGTGACAAGACCAAAGAAGAGTTTAACAGAATATGTGACCAGCTGGACTGGGAGCTAGTTAACAATCCAAGCATGGAACATGTCAGGAATATCCTTTACCTGAGCTTCATCTACCTTCCAACATACTTGAAAAGTTGTTTCCTATACTGCAGCTTATTTCCAGAAGACTATCTTTTCCAGAGGAAAAAGCTTGTACGATTATGGGTAGCAGAGGGGTTCATTGAGGAAAGGGGTGAAAGCACATTAGAAGAAGTGGCAGAGGGCTATCTAGCGGAGTTGGTTCGCAGAAATATGCTGCAGCTTGTTGAAAGAAACTCCTTTGGTAGGATGAAGAAATTCAGAATGCACGATCTCTTACGTGAATTGGCAGTTGATTTGTGTCACAGGCATTGTTTTGGTGTTGCATATGCGGAGGACAAACCCGGGGGGTCTCATCCGGAGGATGGACGTCGATTGGTAGTTCACAAGCTAAATAAGGATTTTCATCGGTCATGTTCAAGTATACACTGTCTTAGATCTATTATCATATTAGATAATACAATGCCATCATTCACTCTACTGCCTCTGCTATCTGAGAAGTGCAGATATATGTCAGTGCTAGAACTAAGTGGTCTACCCATCGAGAAGATCCCAGATGCAATTGGAGATCTTTTCAATCTCCGCTATTTGGGTCTGCGGGATTCGAAGGTGAAGCTGCTCCCAAAGTCAGTTGAGAAGCTTTCAAACTTGTTGACATTGGACCTCTATAGCTCTGACATACAGGAGTTTCCTGGAGGGATTGTGAAGCTGAAGAAGCTTAGGCACTTATTCGTTGCCAAAGTGAATGATCCACAATGGAGAAAGATTCGTTCTTTCAGTGGTGTCCGCATCTCCAATGGCCTTGGAAACCTAACGAGCCTGCAGACGCTCCACGCATTGGAAGTTGATGATGAATCCGTTAGACAATTAGGGGAGCTGGGACAACTAAGAAGCTTGGGGTTATGCAATGTGAAGGAAGTCTACTGTGGACGCCTCTGTGAATCTCTGATGCAGATGCAATTTTTGCACCGCCTAGATGTGAATGCAAGTGATGAGGACGAGGTTCTTCAGTTTAATATCCTCCCACCAAACCTGCAAACGCTATGTTTGACAGGAAGATTAGCGGAAGGGTTGCTGGGAGAATCTCCCGATCTCTTCCAAGCTGTTGCAGAGCAGAACCTGTATTTGTTGCATCTATATTGGTCACAACTGAGAGAAGACCCCCTTCCGTCCCTTTCTCGGCTGTCAAATCTGACGGAGCTGTATTTCTGCAGAGCATACAATGGAGAGCAGCTAGCGTTTCTCACGGGGTGGTTTCCCAAGCTGAAGACTCTCCGTTTAATAGACCTTCCTAATCTGCAGAGGCTAGAGATGCAGCAAGGGGCCATGGTGACTCTGGAAGAATTAATACTAACCAACCTCAGCAGCATGACGGAGGTCCCAGCTGGCATTGAGTTCCTCATGCCCCTCAAGTATCTAGTCTTCCACGAAATCACCAGAGACTTCCTGACGTCACTGCGGCAGTGTTCTAGACTTCCCGCCATGCAGTGGTGGTATACTCTCCGAGATTAA